CCTCCAAACCGTCTTCTTCATCTTCACCGCGTCATGCCGGTCACGaggtctcttttttttttgaattgctTGCGTTTGTGTTTTGATTCGATTGACTTGGTCTTTAGCTGTTTATGTTGCTAATTGTGAGATTGTAATTGCAAATTTTCAACTAACAGAGCTTAGTGcgattttgattcaataaatTTGCTGTTAACAAAGAGGAATTGGAtgtttcaaattgatttttaattgacAAGTGTAGATTTTGTCATTTTGTGCTAGTTATGGaaattaaacgatttaattGTGGTTTTACTTGGTATTTTGTTGTAGGATTAAGCATAATTTATTGGAGTTGTTAAAAATGGGGGGAtggtttttttcctttcatattCTTTTTGGAAAGTTTTGGGGGATATAAGTAAACTGATGTCTGATAGGGACTTCTCCTACATTTCTGGTAATGATTGCCTTTTCTTTTAGAGGCTTCATATGTATCTGGGTTTTTTTAGCTTAAAAAGCTGAGGTGgataaatttaaggtttagaaTTACAGGCTTACATTTAAATCCACCTTCTGCTTACGAGACTTGATGACATTATTTTTTGGGGTTGATGAATTGGATGAAGTCCTGAAGAAAATTGTTACAGTTCTTAATGAAATCTTTCAAAACAATGTTTCAGCTTGATGCCTACACGGAAACTGAATGCTTGTTCTTGTCTATGTGCTTTTGTAATGAGGTGTGTACATTCCTTTTAAATATGACTGACAAGCTTTGTTTTATGCAGACCTTTTACAAATTTGTCAGGAGTTGGGCTTCTAAGAAGTTTATGACAGGATGGTAAGTGCCATTCTTATATCTCCTTACTTAGATTTATGAACTCATGATTCATATTTGTCCAATCTGTATGATATTTCCTTGTAAAAAGAATGATATTTTCTGGTTTAGCATCTTGTCTTGTATCTTTGAAAGTGTGTGAAAATGATGATTTACCTAATGATGCATAGTTGTTTTGCAGTGTCATTTTGTTTCCTATAGCAATCACTTTCTATGTAACATGGTGGTTTATTCACTTCGTGGATAGCTTTTTCTCTCCAATTTATAATAAACTTGGAATTGACATATTTGGTAAGCATCTCATTTGTTGCTAGCTAAAAGCTTTTCTTTGCTCTTCCCGTCTATTGTAAACACGAGAACAGGATCGAGTCACATGATGATTGGCGGGGAATTCAATTTTCTTCCCTGTATCTCAATTCTTGTAATGGCCTATTGTGATTGACAGTTCAGCTCTTCAAAGGGAGACTGAAACCTTAGGACTTGTTAGTAGTGAGAGCTAGATCTCTTTAGAGATTTCGGTAGAAGTTTTCCTTAGGGTCCTATTCCATACGCTACTTTAAATAAGGATCGGTCTTATCACATAAATAAGGTATCTAATATCTTTAGAGGTTATCTTGCTAAACTTGGTATGTATGGCAAGAAAGCTAAGAGGATTTTCCAAAGTGGCCTTTGCAACTGGTTTACCAACATCGCAGATGTATCTTAATATCGGTCTTTgccttttttattaaatgtgtCTCCTTTGACAGTATATACCATCCGGTTAACTAATAGGTTTCTTGATGTCTGCTTTCGTGATAGGTCTTGGATTTATAACTTCTTTAACATTCATCTTCTTGATTGGGGTATTTATGTCATCTTGGTTGGGAGCATCTGTCCTGGCCCTTGGTGAGTGGTTTATCAAGCGGATGCCATTTGTTCGACATATCTACAATGCTTCCAAGCAAATTAGTTCTGCCATATCTCCAGGTTTTTATCTGCCTTTATTACCCATTTTTCaagcaaaataaattaatttggcTGGTCATGTTATTGAAATTGGTTCACGCAGTGACAATATATTGCTGCataactttttatgatttacttatttattgCGTTTCAGATCAGAAATCACAGGCCTTCAAGGAAGTAGCCATCATAAGGCATCCACGTATTGGTGAATATGCGTTTGGATTCATCACTTCATCTTTAACTCTGCAGGTTGGCAAATCTATTTTTTGTTCCAGAATTATCATTTGGCATGGATTCCCTTGTTTGCTATTTTACTAGCATGCCTGTTTCACAAGCCCTTCTCTTTGACGGTTTTTTGGACCGCCTGTTGCCCTGTCATGGTTCCTGCTTCCATGACGTTGTAAGAAATAAATGCTCACTGGGGCTGTGATTGAGCTGAATCGAGCTCAAACTGTTAGAAGCTTGAGCTTGATTgagttttactaaaataattagtctcaattcaatataacaaTCAAACTGCTTGAGTTAACTTGATTAGGCTTGTTAAGCTCgtttacttaataaaaaatgagctcAATAAtgattgagaagaaaaaaaaaggctcTATAAGGCTGATGAGCTACTCGAGTCATGCAGTAGGACACTCATATTTAGATTGCTTGATAGCTTGAGCTTGCCAATGATTGAGCCAAAATCAAGTATTCTAATCGAGTTCGAATGGCTTGCAAGCACAACTGTCTTATTTACACCGCATTTATGTGCACTGCACGAATAGTTTCTTTTTCTGGTGACGTTCAGCTAATGTTTCTCCTCTGTTTTGTCCTAACCTTGTTGAGTACATTCAATGTCACAGTTTCCAAACCGAAGTTCAGCTGCATTTGCATACGGCAGCAATATTTGACTTCTAATCATCTACTTTTATCTTCTATTAGCAGTTAGCTGAAATTTGACTACTGTTTTTCTCAAGAGTGctgttcttattttttattattttgaaatgcaGAGCTACTCTGGTGATGAAGAGCTATGTTGCGTCTATGTTCCCACAAATCATCTTTACATTGGTGATATATTCCTCATCAATACTAAGGATGTTATTAGACCGAATCTATCAGTCCGTGAAGGAATTGGTGAGTGATCAGCttcttttgttattatttacaaatgcaaagaaaaaaaaaaagaatgaagctTGGGAGGGGATTTGAAATTACCACTTCACGCGAGGATGGTTTCTCTTTTTGTGAAGTGGTGATCAATGTTGCTGAACATGGGTGTGAATGTCCGATATGTATATGTCCAACACAtgtatttgttttgtttctaaGTTTATCCATGTGTTTGGAGCATTTTCAAAGGTCATATTACCACACTCAACACCCGGTGTGTAGGACACGGTTGTCAGTAAGGGTacttcaacaacaacaaaaaatcgGAGTAGCACCTGTTCGGTTGTGATCTGATATAATTAtggaatattttaatattttacgcTCGTGTCTCATTCACATTCTTTCCATTGCAGAAATTGTTGTTTCCGGGGGAATGTCCATGCCCCAGATCCTGTCAACAGTAGACACACGTTTGCCTCTAGAAAGTAGATCCGACAGAAGCTAAGATAGGTAATGGTTGTAGAGTTGTATTTTCTCTGTTTTCAGATTCGAATCACCGGATCACCCCACACAATCAATGTGTCGGCTATACAGGAttcaatattttgattttgttactGTTGTATGTCTGATTCTGGTGGCATACGTAACGTCGCTTGTTTACGTAGAATGTAAAACTATTTGCTTTTCAAATATAGTTTGATCGAAAATACAGACCAGGTGCCTGGTAGGTGATTTGGTCTCGGATCGTGCTTCTTTCAACTGTTACAACAGCAATGTTTTTGTAGTGCATATTTTCGAGTTTCTTCTGCAGTCTCTATGTTGTCGAAGTTCTTGAGctttgatttgatttagttATGTATCCCCCACTCTTTGGGACTTGAAAGTTTCAAACCCAAATAGTGGGTGTAAATAAGAAATTTGTGCTCACAAGTTATTTGATTCGGGTCGAATTTGAGTTTTCTTATGAGTAAATCGTGaatgcaattttttatttagtttcgAATTTCAAAGTCAAgagcttaaatttttttcgttttacaGATATTGCTTAGTGGGAAAGCATCCATGATTTGAAGTGAAATGGCAATGTAATTGTTTGACTGGAGCGGTTAGAACATGAGTGAGCTAGATGTAGAGTGTTTTtatcctaaaaaaatttaactaatttatatttaatatattcatattattattagagtaaattacaaaaatagtcacttttgtttatcttagattatattttagtcacttatgtttaaaatgttacgttttaatcaGTTACATTATGATTTTGTTATGAAGTAATCATTCTATTGTTAAGCTTCGTTATCTCCCTAACGacagtcctacgtggcagtctaaatgagttttaaatgtcaacttgaATGTCCTACATGATggtctaaattaaatttatttaattaaaaccttatTTTCATCTCAATTTGACATtcaagttgacatttaaaactcatttggactgcTACGTAGGACTGTCGTTAGGGCGATAATAGAGCTTAACAGTagagtgatcattttgtaacaaaacgataatgtaaatgattaaaaagtagcatttcatacataaataattaagatGTAATTTGAGGCAAACAAATGtgtttttttatagtttacccttattaatttgatgttaggaattaattaaataaataaaaattgtatacTCCCATAACACGTGTTGTTGTTTGGTAAATGtggatataaaaaaattgtatttaattcaCCGCCTAAGAAGGGTTCCAAATTGTATGCCATCgaaatgaattttcttttaaaaaattataaaaatatttttaaacgaaattttaaaaataaaacagataATAAATTCTTAGATCTAAACCCTTTATCTGGAAAGCAAAGaggattaaaaaatattaaattttatacgcACTGGATTTCCATTGTAAAATTGTTTGATAGAttagtaaagtaatttttgatttttgaaatatcattatttcataattttaatcttattaatatagtgttatttattttatttaaagtagttttagataaaatttaaagataataatttgaatattttaatttgtaataaaacgaggaaataaatttttcaaaaataatataaacttaatttgttTAACATGAAGTGATAAGTAGCTATCTACTTATTTACCATATTCAAcacttttttttgttaaaattttttcaatagTTTATCAAGCACACCTTAAATCTAATCCAttattagtaaaagtaaaatgaattcaCGTCAACTTTGAATCTACTACAAATagtaattagaatatataaatctacaaaataaattgaatatctATAAATTCCCGAATCCATGTTATCAATTGTCATcctttctaaataataattaaaaaaatcatattttttggTTAATATTCCATTTGTCACTTgagtttagttttaatattcCATTTGATAGACCTAATGAATGTTCAGCATATGTATTCTAAGTTATACCATCCTTATGAATAGGGACATGTGACAGGTTAAAAGGTCGCTTGAGGGATGTACTTCACCTGCTATAGATTGGGAGATCGTCAGAAGCTTCACTCATTGTCTTAGCCACTCGAAAAGGCTGAAGGTGGCCATTCAAGGAAGCTAACCGTCTATTTCTTTAGCCACTCAACCTTCTGTTAAGAACATGATCCCCAAACTCTACTTGAGTTCAACTGCTCTATACCTTGAATCAAAACAAATGACAAAGTATATCTCGTCACAAACATCTTCGTCCCATGAAAGACATCTGCTCCACGTGTCCCACAATGATGGCTTGATTACAGATCCAATACATTAACGTCATCTTGCACAGTACCTCACTTATAAATAACTCCTAAAACGATGAAGAGTGGATCAGTTCCCAGACTCACTTGCCGACACTGCCAACTCACCTCCAATAGTCGGTCTTCATACCTTCTTCACCTCTACTCTTTATAACCTTTGATGCTTCATCTTGATTGGGTGAACCGACTTCCATTAGCACCACTATACCTTCATTCGTATATCTTCTTTGTTGTATCACTGTATCTActagtaaaaaaatatatgtacttTATTgagatataaaaaaaacttaggtACAAATTTAAACAGTTAAGTTAAAAAAGTCAGATAGCAAAGTAAACATTGAATCCAAATTTATATACCAAACTAAACATTGagggttttttactaaattattataaaaaaataaaaataaccaaaatattataacttttttttatttaccaatatattataattttttatttatcaaaatataccaaaaaaacataaaagaaaaaaaaacctgcaCTGATTTGACAACACCCTAGTGGTGCCAAAGTGATTGGCGACACCAAAAGTGCCAAAGTCATTGGCGGCACCAGTgctaactttaaaaaattaagcaaaatgtTGTCCGAGTTATGATCTTCATTTTCGATGAAGGAGCAAACCTGGTATACTGTATACACGAGCAAGCATGAGTAATGGAAGGGGACTGCTCACATCATATAGCTAGTGTTGATACACAT
The nucleotide sequence above comes from Gossypium raimondii isolate GPD5lz chromosome 13, ASM2569854v1, whole genome shotgun sequence. Encoded proteins:
- the LOC105784062 gene encoding protein CONTINUOUS VASCULAR RING 1, whose product is MGDEKSTIVMASRESRDRELLIPVADPVHDDSSKPSSSSSPRHAGHETFYKFVRSWASKKFMTGCVILFPIAITFYVTWWFIHFVDSFFSPIYNKLGIDIFGLGFITSLTFIFLIGVFMSSWLGASVLALGEWFIKRMPFVRHIYNASKQISSAISPDQKSQAFKEVAIIRHPRIGEYAFGFITSSLTLQSYSGDEELCCVYVPTNHLYIGDIFLINTKDVIRPNLSVREGIEIVVSGGMSMPQILSTVDTRLPLESRSDRS